From a single Brassica napus cultivar Da-Ae chromosome C9, Da-Ae, whole genome shotgun sequence genomic region:
- the LOC106428109 gene encoding glutathione hydrolase 1-like isoform X1, whose product MYGSNPDLKKKGILSAGVPGELAGLYTAWKQHGKLPWKQLVTPAEKLAEGGFRISKYLYMQLNATRADVLADKGLSELYVSNGQFKKPGTIIHNRKLAFTLKQIAENGPKAFYNGTVGVSLASDISKAGGIITLKDLQSYRVKVRKPLSANILGYELLGMPPPSSGGAAMMLVLNILSQYGIPSGVSGSLGVHRLIEALKHAFAVRMNLADPDFVDVTKVVSDMLSPEFAKDLKTKINDDKTFDPKYYGGMWNQINHHGTCHFSIIDSERNAVSMTTTVNGYFGAVMLSPSTGIVLNNQMDDFTIPSKSSGDLNVPPPAPASFIRPGKRPLSSMSPTIVLKDGKVKAVVGASGGANIIAATTEVFLNHFFLNMDPLSSVLAPRIYHQLIPNKISFENLTTVFGDHFEIPKETRVVLEKKGHVLTPMTGATIVQFIVQESDGNAGGMSKLVAVSDPRKGGFPSGY is encoded by the exons ATGTATGGGAGCAATCCTGATCTAAAGAAGAAAGGAATCTTATCAGCAGGCGTTCCAGGGGAACTAGCAGGATTATACACAGCTTGGAAACAACACGGAAAGCTCCCATGGAAGCAGTTAGTGACTCCTGCAGAGAAACTTGCAGAAGGAGGATTCAGGATTTCAAAGTATCTCTACATGCAGCTGAACGCGACAAGAGCAGATGTCTTGGCAGACAAAGGTCTCTCTGAGCTATATGTTTCTAATGGACAGTTCAAGAAACCAGGGACGATTATCCATAACAGAAAATTGGCTTTTACACTCAAGCAAATAGCTGAGAATGGTCCAAAAGCGTTTTACAATGGCACGGTGGGTGTTAGCCTAGCGAGCGATATTAGTAAAGCTGGAGGGATAATAACTTTGAAAGATCTGCAAAGTTATAGAGTTAAAGTTCGAAAACCGTTGTCCGCAAACATTCTTGGATACGAACTACTCGGTATGCCTCCTCCTTCATCAGGTGGCGCTGCAATGATGCTT GTTTTGAACATTCTTTCTCAATACGGGATTCCATCAGGTGTTTCGGGCTCTCTTGGTGTTCATAGACTAATCGAAGCTCTGAAACACGCTTTCGCGGTTAGGATGAACCTTGCTGATCCAGATTTTGTAGATGTTACTAAGGTTGTTTCAGATATGCTGTCTCCAGAATTTGCAAAAGACTTGAAGACCAAGATAAACGATGACAAAACCTTTGATCCAAAATATTATGGCGGCAT GTGGAATCAAATCAACCATCATGGAACATGCCATTTCTCGATCATAGATAGCGAGAGGAACGCTGTTTCGATGACTACTACAGTAAACGGTTACTTTGGGGCAGTGATGCTATCTCCAAGCACTGGAATCGTTCTAAACAACCAAATGGATGATTTCACGATCCCATCAAAGTCCAGCGGTGACCTAAATGTGCCGCCTCCAGCACCGGCTAGCTTCATCAGACCCGGGAAACGACCATTGTCCTCAATGTCACCCACCATTGTGCTCaag GACGGTAAAGTTAAAGCTGTGGTGGGTGCTAGCGGTGGAGCGAACATCATCGCCGCGACAACAGAAGTTTTCTTGAATCATTTTTTCCTCAACATGGATCCTCTTTCTTCTGTTTTGGCTCCAAGAATCTACCATCAG CTGATACCAAACAAAATTTCGTTTGAGAATTTGACGACAGTGTTCGGTGATCATTTCGAGATACCTAAAGAGACAAGAGTTGTGTTGGAAAAGAAAGGTCATGTTCTAACGCCAATGACCGGAGCCACGATTGTTCAGTTCATAGTTCAGGAATCAGATGGAAATGCTGGCGGAATGAGTAAGCTTGTGGCAGTTAGTGATCCAAGGAAAGGAGGGTTCCCCTCTGGATACTGA
- the LOC106428109 gene encoding glutathione hydrolase 1-like isoform X2 yields MSLVRTALIALFLVAFLQNAAGQKRPQSIVKPRGAVATDDGRCSEIGMSVLQQGGNAIDASVAAALCLGVVSPASSGIGGGAFTVVKIAGGEAIAYDSRETAPLRATENMYGSNPDLKKKGILSAGVPGELAGLYTAWKQHGKLPWKQLVTPAEKLAEGGFRISKYLYMQLNATRADVLADKGLSELYVSNGQFKKPGTIIHNRKLAFTLKQIAENGPKAFYNGTVGVSLASDISKAGGIITLKDLQSYRVKVRKPLSANILGYELLGMPPPSSGGAAMMLVLNILSQYGIPSGVSGSLGVHRLIEALKHAFAVRMNLADPDFVDVTKVVSDMLSPEFAKDLKTKINDDKTFDPKYYGGMWNQINHHGTCHFSIIDSERNAVSMTTTVNGYFGAVMLSPSTGIVLNNQMDDFTIPSKSSGDLNVPPPAPASFIRPGKRPLSSMSPTIVLKDGKVKAVVGASGGANIIAATTEVFLNHFFLNMDPLSSVLAPRIYHQLIPNKISFENLTTVFGDHFEIPKETRVVLEKKGHVLTPMTGATIVQFIVQESDGNAGGMSKLVAVSDPRKGGFPSGY; encoded by the exons ATGTCGCTGGTTCGGACAGCGTTGATCGCTCTTTTTCTGGTCGCTTTTCTGCAAAACGCTGCGGGTCAGAAAAGACCGCAAAGTATTGTTAAGCCTCGTGGTGCGGTTGCAACTGACGATGGACGGTGTTCTGAGATCGGTATGAGTGTCCTTCAACAAGGAGGAAACGCTATTGATGCGTCGGTGGCCGCTGCTCTCTGTTTGGGCGTTGTGAGTCCAGCATCTAGCGGTATAGGAGGTGGAGCGTTTACAGTGGTTAAGATAGCTGGCGGGGAGGCTATTGCTTATGATTCTAGAGAAACAGCTCCTCTACGTGCCACTGAG AATATGTATGGGAGCAATCCTGATCTAAAGAAGAAAGGAATCTTATCAGCAGGCGTTCCAGGGGAACTAGCAGGATTATACACAGCTTGGAAACAACACGGAAAGCTCCCATGGAAGCAGTTAGTGACTCCTGCAGAGAAACTTGCAGAAGGAGGATTCAGGATTTCAAAGTATCTCTACATGCAGCTGAACGCGACAAGAGCAGATGTCTTGGCAGACAAAGGTCTCTCTGAGCTATATGTTTCTAATGGACAGTTCAAGAAACCAGGGACGATTATCCATAACAGAAAATTGGCTTTTACACTCAAGCAAATAGCTGAGAATGGTCCAAAAGCGTTTTACAATGGCACGGTGGGTGTTAGCCTAGCGAGCGATATTAGTAAAGCTGGAGGGATAATAACTTTGAAAGATCTGCAAAGTTATAGAGTTAAAGTTCGAAAACCGTTGTCCGCAAACATTCTTGGATACGAACTACTCGGTATGCCTCCTCCTTCATCAGGTGGCGCTGCAATGATGCTT GTTTTGAACATTCTTTCTCAATACGGGATTCCATCAGGTGTTTCGGGCTCTCTTGGTGTTCATAGACTAATCGAAGCTCTGAAACACGCTTTCGCGGTTAGGATGAACCTTGCTGATCCAGATTTTGTAGATGTTACTAAGGTTGTTTCAGATATGCTGTCTCCAGAATTTGCAAAAGACTTGAAGACCAAGATAAACGATGACAAAACCTTTGATCCAAAATATTATGGCGGCAT GTGGAATCAAATCAACCATCATGGAACATGCCATTTCTCGATCATAGATAGCGAGAGGAACGCTGTTTCGATGACTACTACAGTAAACGGTTACTTTGGGGCAGTGATGCTATCTCCAAGCACTGGAATCGTTCTAAACAACCAAATGGATGATTTCACGATCCCATCAAAGTCCAGCGGTGACCTAAATGTGCCGCCTCCAGCACCGGCTAGCTTCATCAGACCCGGGAAACGACCATTGTCCTCAATGTCACCCACCATTGTGCTCaag GACGGTAAAGTTAAAGCTGTGGTGGGTGCTAGCGGTGGAGCGAACATCATCGCCGCGACAACAGAAGTTTTCTTGAATCATTTTTTCCTCAACATGGATCCTCTTTCTTCTGTTTTGGCTCCAAGAATCTACCATCAG CTGATACCAAACAAAATTTCGTTTGAGAATTTGACGACAGTGTTCGGTGATCATTTCGAGATACCTAAAGAGACAAGAGTTGTGTTGGAAAAGAAAGGTCATGTTCTAACGCCAATGACCGGAGCCACGATTGTTCAGTTCATAGTTCAGGAATCAGATGGAAATGCTGGCGGAATGAGTAAGCTTGTGGCAGTTAGTGATCCAAGGAAAGGAGGGTTCCCCTCTGGATACTGA